The Syngnathus acus chromosome 2, fSynAcu1.2, whole genome shotgun sequence genomic interval CCGCAGGGCAACACAACGACGCCCGTATGAACTTAGCCATCGGCCTCACCGCAGCCCGCTACGGTGCCGCCATGGCCAACTACACCGAGGTGGTTcacctgctgaagaaaaaggACCCGCAAACCGGAAGCGAGACGGTATGCGGGGCACACTGCCGGGACCTTCTCACAGGTGGGCGAAGATCGCTCGCTAGCCGTCGAGAGAAGCATTGGGTTGTCGATCACGTGTCGTCACTGCTTACCTGTCGAAGGCGAGGAATTCGATGTCAAAGCCAAATGTGTCATCAACGCCACCGGGCCCTTCACGGATTCGGTGAGGAAGATGGATAACCAGGAAACCCCAAACATCTGCCAGCCCAGTGCCGGCGTGCATATCGTCATCCCGGGTTACTACAGGTCTGGACCGTTTGATACACGGCACACTTTTCAGCTCATCcgactgatgtttttttttttttgccacacaGCCCCGATAACATGGGCCTGTTGGACCCGGCCACAAGTGACGGCCGGGTTATCTTCTTCCTGCCTTGGGAGAAGATGACCATCGCTGGAACCACAGACACTCCCACCACAGTGACAGCCCACCCCATCCCCGGCGAGGACGACATCAACTTCATCCTGAATGAGGTCCGCAACTACCTGAGCCCCGACGTGGAAGGTAGGAACCGCGGTTCGGTCCGGGAGCTCATCAAACGCAAATGAAACTTTGTTACGCCGCAGTGAGACGAGGCGACGTCTTGGCAGCGTGGAGCGGAATCCGCCCTCTGGTGACGGACCCCAACTCCAAAGACACTCAGTCCATCTGCCGTAACCACATTGTCAGCATCAGTGACAGCGGACTGGTCACCATTGCGGGTCAGCTTCTTTGTGTTTGGGGCGAACAGTTCATTgggccatttttatttcaatggcGCTTGCGTCCGCAGGTGGCAAGTGGACCACCTACAGATCCATGGCTGAGGAGACTCTGGACGCCGCCATCAAAAGACATGGCCTCCCAGCTGAGAAATGCAAGACTGTGGGCCTGATGTTGGAGGGCTCCAAAGACTGGACGCCAACACTTTACATCCGTCTGGTCCAGGACTACGGCTTGGAGCAGGAAGTAGGAcgcttttgtttgttctatTTAGTCGTAGCACGGAATCGTACCAGACCGGAAATTCAGAAGCAGCCGCCTACATTGACCGCTTCCACCTCGATGTTGACTTTAACGACGTCGACATTTCCAAGACTTGACACGTCAAGAGCCTGTATGCCGAACAACGCCATTAGCATGAAGTCCATCGGATCCATTGATTTACAACAGTTAGCCACTACTCCCCCCCATTAAATTCGCTAGAACATTGTTTCAGTGGAGCAAAGTCCTGGTGCGGTTCACTTACTCCTTATTAAAAGCGCTTGGAGGCGCTACGGAATATTCTTCAAAGGTCACTGCTGATATTTGGACAGTGTTTGCCCTTTTACATGATGGGTACGCCGACGATCTGAATAGCAAAACGCTGTTGTGTATTCTGTAGACATCTCGACAACAAGgtgctccaaaaaaaaaaattccatcattCTTGCAATTGGAAGTCAATTAAAAGCATACTGGACCTTCTGTTCAGGTCGCACAGCATTTGGCTTCCACGTATGGAGGGAAGGCGTACGACGTGGCCAAGTTGGCCATGGTCACAGGACAAAGATGGCCGATAGTTGGGAAAAGGCTGGTGTCGGAGTTCCCCTACATCGAGGCTGAGGTGAAGCGCGATAGCGTCCAAATGttgtcatcgtcgtcgtcacgGTCTACGTCCCGTCGCAGGTGCTGTACGCCATCAAGGAATACGCCTGTACCGCCATTGACCTCATCGCCCGGCGGACACGACTGGGCTTCCTGAATGTGCAGGCGGCCGACGAAGCCCTCCCGCGCATTGTGCAGATTATGGCCAAGGAGTTGGGCTGGAGCCAAGAGCGCAAGACGGTACCAAAACCCGCTACTATTTTCTTTTGACAACTGGTTGAGTCCCCACTTGGGTTTTCTATCAGCACAATAGGGAAGTCCACGCCTTAGACTCCGATACTGTGTACCTGTAATCCGAGCCTTTATTGTCACtcaagggaggaaaaaaaaaaaccaaacatccCAGATCGACCGTGATTCTATTGacgttgcacttttttttaatctaggCCGAGCTGGAAGCAGCTAAGAAGTTCTTGTACCAAGAGATGGGCTACCGATCCCGCTCGGAGCAGTTGACCAAGACACCCGAAATGACCCTGGACAACCAGGAAATAGCCAGGTACGAGCGTTCTCCGGCCAAAGGTCTGCCATAAACTCTTGAGTCAGTCATCGAGAAGGAATGCGCTCGACTTTGATGTGCTCGGCAGGTACAAGAAGcgatttcaaatgtttgataaaGATCGTAAAGGATTCATCACCACGCTTGATGTCCAGCAAGTCCTCGACGTGAGTTGCCCCTGATCGTCTTTGATGTAACCGGGTCAAGATTCCATCccgttttcttttctctgtgTTAGAGTATCAGTGTCCACATCGACGAGAACGCCCTCCATGAAATTCTGAACGAGGTGGACGTCAACAAGAACGGACAGATCGAATTAGGTGAATTCCTCCAGGTACGTGATGGCCCGTCATCGTGCGACAATTCGCAAAAAGACTCGGATGAAGATTCCGCGAACGTGGAAAAAGTGATTGTCCGTCTCAGACCTGCCGCACAGCAGGTGTGAACTCTCAACTTAATTAGGACGGAGAATGCGCGACAGGTGTAATGAGACCTGCTTCCATCTGTCGGCAAATTACTTTCTCACTTTTGCTTCGACTTGAGAAAAAGAGTCATTACGAGGGAACGTGATGACACTCTTTTGTCTTCATTAGCGCGAGCTGCTCTTGAGTGCTCCGACTCGCCAGAGGAAAGCAGAATATTTTTGTGCTGGGAGACGTTCAACAACTCTCAAATAAAAAGCCTTGTTCGACTCGGGTGACTAATATTGATGGAGGGAACCAGCTCGCTCCAAATGTCTGGATAATGTTTTAAAAGCGGCACTGGGCGAGactgtcaaaatgaaaaatgttggcAGGAAAGACACGACATGAAACGTTTTCTTCCAGTTTGTCAACACTTATTTCCACTTTGGTTCATTTTCACTCGCATGGTCGTGCGTGAAAAGTTAGTTATTAAACTTTGCCGTGAATGCAAATCAACTTAAGCGAGACATCAGGAAAGAGCCACGGTTGCAGTGAGCCACAAAGCGGTTCTCATTAGCATTTAGCTTTGGCCATGTTTCAGAGCCTTGAGAGTGTTCATTAGCCTAATTTTGAGGTCACAGTTTGGCAATATTCAAAATGGCTCCCTCACAGAGCTACGtagcaaaataattttttttctgtttcctcGATTTACTCTGCTGTTAAATTGGGCAGTCACTCTGCTAGCTATTCGTAGCGATCGAGAGGAAAGGAACGAGGCGGGCGAAACAGACCTAGGTGGcgcttttgagaaaaaaactaGCAAGTCGTCAGGTGTTGGGTTCATTGGAGCATGTGGAGGTGGTCGGACCGCTCACTCTCTTGATCATGTGTCATTTAGTTGATGAGCGCCGTCAAGAAGGGCCACGTGTCCGACAGCCGCCTGGCCATTTTGATGAAGTCGGCCGAGGAAACGTTGGATATGAGGGGCCCCGTGACGGTGGACCGAAGCGGAGGCGGAGTCTAAGCCCGAGCCCGGGCCTGGTGGGGCTCTCCTGTCAACAACCTCATTTGAATGACAATGCAATCAGGTTGTTCCTGCCTGTGTTTGGCCTGGAACGCAATCCAATGATTGAGGTTTGTTTTCATGGGCTGCAACTTGATTGGTTCTTCTCAGCATCAGGTGCCTCCGACGTTTCATAGCGGACAATGTGACAATTTatagcatctttttttttttttttttaatcaaatctcTGAAATTTCTACCTttataatacttttttttttttaaactcagcACTGATTGCTGTCAATTCTGCTCTTCTTCTGGGTACGGAATCTCGTTCTTTATTGTATTGTTCACAATGTCTTCTTCTTGGGCTACAACATTTGTATTCATCCTAATTGCAAGAGAAACGGGCAAAGACGCTGATTATGACAAATTATTAGCCGACACTCCTAAAACGTCTTGGtcaaaaataacccaaatTAGATGAAATAGCTCACCCATCGCTAGCTGTGGCTAAAAGGTTCCAATCCAAAGCTGGCTTCTTAACACCTAATGCAATTTTTTAAGAGAAAGCAACTTTTCCCTTTCAGTAAAATCCAATCTTCTGCTGGGTTAAAATAATTAAGCCAACCTCGCGCACTAGTGACCCAATTTGTTCAAAGACTGCATGCTAGCAAGCCTGCTAGCAAACATGCTAGCAAGCATTTTTTCAGTGTGTCCATTTTTCAGGTGTATGCATCTCTTACTTTCTCCCAACGAGAactttttccccattgaaagTGTATTTCGTGCTCAAGTGCGGTTTCACGTATCAAACTTTGTACACGCATTCTAGAACGTGAAACCGTCGCTCTACTGTAGAACTCAAGTTAACTGTCCAGAGGCCGTGCCAATCCGCAGACGCGCAAATATATCTCTGATTGTTTGGCGTTACTGTCTTGTGCAAGCACTTCACCGCCGATTTGCAGCCAACTTTTTATGCAAGCGAGACTTTTTAGGAAGCTGAAGGTGGTCAACTTGTTCAACATTAGTCACAGCAACTGCAAACTCCCACTGACACTCATGTTTACAGGTTGTGAGCTTTAGCCGTACTCTTTCTGCTcttatttaaaattatttatgtatatatatgtcatatacattttttttattatagacATTTAAAGTTAAGAGACATTTACCAAGATGTAATGGAAATATTTACGTTGATTGCAAAACAGGGTTTTAAAAGggattctatattttttatgactTAGTAAAAAATGCATGCTGAAGTATTGTATCTTCTATTTTTGAAGTTGTATTTCCGTGTGAAAGGGGAAGTCTGCGTTAATCCCGTGAACGAGTTGCAACATTTCAACAAGTCGGAGCACACTCAATGTTTTGTTAAAGGAATGTTGGATGCGTGCCTTCTCAGGTTGAGGCAAAGCCACCGCCAGATACTGACTACCACGTCAttggactattttttttttttacaagggcTAAACTGAGCTTGAAGGTCTTCCTCAAGTTTCTCCTGCAGAAGCTCCCAAGTGACTTGAATGCATATTCTTGGAATCTCATGTCAACACGTGCCTCCGTTTTTATCGTGACCCTTCCCGTCAAGCAAGCTGTGCGTTTTTAATATGTCGTCACTTTGGTTTTTTGTCTTCCATATTTTGACAGCGAAGATCGTCAAACTGCCAATGTTGCCTGTCATCAATCGCTCATTGCAAAACCGTCTTAAATCGCCATGTTTGATTGTCTCCTTTGGGATGAAATTACAGCTTTATCTATAGGCTCAAAGAGAATCatgttcagattttttttccccacctgGACTGTATGAATACTTTCGAGCCACTATTCTAAGGAAACAAGGCaattatcaaattaaatgtATCTTGTTGCTCTATaagctttgtgtgtttttgtgttatgcATTGACATCATTCCCACTGGGCACCAACCAGGTGACAACAGGGCGTCATGTGAACATGCCACCGTATACCTCGAGCAGTTTTGAATTGAAGCTATAGAATTCAAACTTTTTGGTTGAGACGGATGACAAGATTTTAGGAAcacctccccccaaaaaaaaaccccaaaaaaattgatAGTAGCTATAgattaccgtgtttttccatgtataatgcgcaaactttaactaatttattgtcctaaaatctggggtgcgcattatacatgggtacaaattttttatttatttatttatttatttaaaaaaaaaaaatttttttttttttatccggatatcatacggaggccgccattacagatgcgctttcttctctgctgttcacttcaaacacgctccatacgaacacaatgctctcgtatcagacgcttgctcgatcacctgctcgtttgctgtcacaatgtaccctacacaaatccgaaacatttcttccctattgagtttgctagcgcatgcgcagtgatactgaccggcagaataacatccggttgttcccaaagatgatcttttttctgaaataattttacgtttacggacttaagtaggagtcaaaatttgggtgcgtattatacatgggtacaggcttttttccagcatcaacatgccatttttagggtgcgtattatacatgggggcgcattatacatggaaaaaaacggaaaTTTATTATGAGTGTCCTGTACTCAAATGAACAATTAAATGACGTCACACTATACACAAGGGTTTGGTTTCCTGTGGACGACATTGGAAGATACCCGATCAGGTTCCAGCCGAACAAAATGTTCCCGTCATGAATTCTGTCGAGGACGCAAGTACGGGAACGCGCACGTATGTGAAACGacgggactttttttttttttttgtgaaaggtCACGTCGAGATTTGAGTGACAGCTTTAAATCCTCCGATTACAATTTGCAGCAGCGCCGGCGGTGACGGCCGTGGTTAGTGCGCTTTCCCTGGGAACGGCCGCAAGCGCGTGGAAATTAATCACAAGACAAATGTTGTCATGTGGTCGCTATATAATGCAGCTTCTTTTCACACTTGAGAATGTCCAGGCAAGACACATAAAAAGATTGTGCCACAATATGACCACCtaaatcacattttgtggTTTGCGTGTTAATCTTCCTTGTAAGCCACTTAATGATGCAAATAACGATTAAAGACTAGTGCCCCCAACAGGACAAAgaagggttaaaaaaaaaaaagcagcagccaGACTGAGATTTATGGTTTGAACCTTTCCAGATAACTGCTGCAGGTGGAACGAAGCGCCATTCGGTAAGGTGTCCTGACATTTTACCTGCATCGCACATATGCTCCCACACAACGAGACGCCTGcgtataataaaaaaagaaaaaatccagACTAAAAGGGCCTTTATGAGTCTTTGGGCGTTAGGTCttatgcattaaaaaaatcaagccgattcttttttggggggagggtGTGGGGGGGAATTCCTCATGACATTCTTCCTCACATTGTACAATGTGTGGGGAGTGTCTGGCAACAAAGGTCCTTTTCACGCTGGAATGTGTCGTGGGCTTCGAGTGCGTTATGGGATTTCCTGCACTGGAAGTGCTTGAATTCAATCATTTGGTAACATCCATCCTTTGGTTTGCTGATGATCCTCAAGCTGGAGTCTATCCCTGCTGTCTGctaacaagaagaagaagaagggtACACCCTCTTGACAGGCCTcccactcacattcacacctatggacGATTTCCAAACTTAAATCCTGGCTCTGCAGTTTctggtgtcctgcatgtttttttttttttaatatatgcaACACAC includes:
- the gpd2 gene encoding glycerol-3-phosphate dehydrogenase, mitochondrial isoform X1, with the protein product MAFRKALKRTAMIGGGAVATVFGLSQLVEYRKKQNGSARLARVAAEAELKAPFRHELPSRRAQLATLKDKDFDVLVIGGGATGVGCALDAVTRNLQTALVERDDFSSGTSSRSTKLIHGGVRYLQKAIMKLDYEQYMMVKEALHERANLLEVAPHLSAPLPIMLPVYKWWQLPYYWAGIKMYDLVAGVQCLKSSYVLSKTKALEFFPMLKKDKLVGAIVYYDGQHNDARMNLAIGLTAARYGAAMANYTEVVHLLKKKDPQTGSETVCGAHCRDLLTGEEFDVKAKCVINATGPFTDSVRKMDNQETPNICQPSAGVHIVIPGYYSPDNMGLLDPATSDGRVIFFLPWEKMTIAGTTDTPTTVTAHPIPGEDDINFILNEVRNYLSPDVEVRRGDVLAAWSGIRPLVTDPNSKDTQSICRNHIVSISDSGLVTIAGGKWTTYRSMAEETLDAAIKRHGLPAEKCKTVGLMLEGSKDWTPTLYIRLVQDYGLEQEVAQHLASTYGGKAYDVAKLAMVTGQRWPIVGKRLVSEFPYIEAEVLYAIKEYACTAIDLIARRTRLGFLNVQAADEALPRIVQIMAKELGWSQERKTAELEAAKKFLYQEMGYRSRSEQLTKTPEMTLDNQEIARYKKRFQMFDKDRKGFITTLDVQQVLDSISVHIDENALHEILNEVDVNKNGQIELGEFLQLMSAVKKGHVSDSRLAILMKSAEETLDMRGPVTVDRSGGGV
- the gpd2 gene encoding glycerol-3-phosphate dehydrogenase, mitochondrial isoform X2 encodes the protein MAFRKALKRTAMIGGGAVATVFGLSQLVEYRKKQARLARVAAEAELKAPFRHELPSRRAQLATLKDKDFDVLVIGGGATGVGCALDAVTRNLQTALVERDDFSSGTSSRSTKLIHGGVRYLQKAIMKLDYEQYMMVKEALHERANLLEVAPHLSAPLPIMLPVYKWWQLPYYWAGIKMYDLVAGVQCLKSSYVLSKTKALEFFPMLKKDKLVGAIVYYDGQHNDARMNLAIGLTAARYGAAMANYTEVVHLLKKKDPQTGSETVCGAHCRDLLTGEEFDVKAKCVINATGPFTDSVRKMDNQETPNICQPSAGVHIVIPGYYSPDNMGLLDPATSDGRVIFFLPWEKMTIAGTTDTPTTVTAHPIPGEDDINFILNEVRNYLSPDVEVRRGDVLAAWSGIRPLVTDPNSKDTQSICRNHIVSISDSGLVTIAGGKWTTYRSMAEETLDAAIKRHGLPAEKCKTVGLMLEGSKDWTPTLYIRLVQDYGLEQEVAQHLASTYGGKAYDVAKLAMVTGQRWPIVGKRLVSEFPYIEAEVLYAIKEYACTAIDLIARRTRLGFLNVQAADEALPRIVQIMAKELGWSQERKTAELEAAKKFLYQEMGYRSRSEQLTKTPEMTLDNQEIARYKKRFQMFDKDRKGFITTLDVQQVLDSISVHIDENALHEILNEVDVNKNGQIELGEFLQLMSAVKKGHVSDSRLAILMKSAEETLDMRGPVTVDRSGGGV